In Streptomyces sclerotialus, the DNA window GGCCTCGTGGCCGCAGGCCGCCATGTGCGAGGTGAGCAGTACGTTCGGCGCGTCCCGCAACGGGCTGTCGGCCAGCGGTTCGTGCACGAAGGCGTCGAGCGCCGCCCCGCCGAGCCGCCCGTCCTCGAGTGCCACGGCGAGCGCGTCCTCGTCGACGAGCCCGCCCCGCGCGGCGTTGACCAGCAGCGCGCCCGGCTTCATGGCGGCGATCCCGCGCCGGTCCAGGAGCGGCCCGGCGTCCGGGTCGGCGGGCAGGTGCAGGCTGACGACGTCCGCGCGGGCGAGGCAGTCGTCGAGACCCGCCGGGGTGGCGCCCCGCGCGGTGATGTCCGCCGCGCTCACGTACGGATCGTGGGCGAGCACGGTCATGCCGAAGGCGCCCGCGTAACCGGCGAGCAGCCGCCCGATGCGGCCGAAGCCGATGACCGCCAGGGTGCGCCCGTACAGTTCGGGCCCGAAGACCTTCGGCCACTCCCCGTCGGCCACGCCCTGGTGGGAGCGGACGATGGCGCGCGTCGCGGCCAGGATCAGGCCGAAGGTGAACTCCGCGACGGCGCGGGAGTTGCTGCCGGGCGCGCAGACCACCTCGATGCCGCGGGCGCGGGCGGCGGCCACGTCGATGGTGTCGGTGCCGACGCCGTGCTTGGCGACGACCTTGAGCCGGTCGCCGGCCGCTTCGAGGGCTTCCGCCGTGACGGCGTCCATGCCGACGACGAGCGCGTCGGCCTCGGGCAGGCGGCGGAGCAGTTCGGCGGCGGGCAGGGCCCGGTCCTCGTACGGGCGGACCGGGCCGGCCCCGGCCGCTTCGAGGAGGTCCCACGGCTCGCGGGAGTAGCGCGCGAACGTCGGTGTGGTGACGAGTGTGGTGGTCATACGGGGATCTCCCGGTCCGCCCAGACGGGGCGCAGGCGCAGGTGCTTGATGGTGCGGCGGTGGTGGGTGTAGGCGACGTGCAGGGTGCCGTCGGGCTTCTGGGCGATCGACGGATAGGACAGCTCGCGGTTGCGGCCGTCGCGGGAGTTGTTGGTGAGGCAGTGGCCGTCGCCGGTCTCCAGGTCGCGGCGTACGGGCCAGGTGCGGCCGCCGTCGGCGGAGAGGCTCAGGGTGAGCGGCGCGCGGGGCGCGCCCCAGAAGGCGTCCCCGGTGGCCTCGCCGCCGTCCTGGTCCGGCGCCTGCGCCCGTACGCCGCCGTCGTCGATCTCGTCGTACAGCGACACCCGCCGCGCGGTGGCGTCGGCCGCGCTGCTGTGGTTGTGGACGAGGGCGAGGCGCCCGTCCGCCAGCGGCAGGTACTGGATCGAGGAGTTGTTGTTGGGTACGGCCAGCGGCTCCGGCTGCGACCAGGTCTCGCCGTCGTCGTACGAGACGGACCGGTGCACGGCGTCGGCGCGTCGGCTGCGGAACAGCCCGAGCAGCGAACCGTCCGGCAGCCGGTGCACGTTCATGTGGACCAGGCCGGTCGAGCCCGGCACCGGCCGCTCCCGCCAGCTCGCCCCGCCGTCGTCGCTGACCATCACCGCGCTGGTGTCCCGGTCACCCGACCAGGCGCGGCCCGGTACGGCGGCGCAGCGGAACACGGGCAGCAGCCAGCGCCCCGACGGCAGTACGGTCACCGGCTGGCGGACGAAGACGCCGCCCTCGGCCGTCGCCGGGAACAGCACGCGCGGCGGGCTCCAGGTGGTACCGCCGTCGCCGCTCACCCGCAGCCGTACTTCGGCGGTGTCCTGATGACCGGACCGCTGGGCGGTGTGCAGCAGCCACAGCTCGCCGCCCGGGGCGGGGAAGAGCAGCGGGTTCTGCTCGGAGCGGGTGGCGTCGTCGGACAGCCGTACCGGCGCGGACCAGGCGTCGGCGCCGGGCCGCAGCCGGGCGCACCACACCGAGATGTCCGCGACGCCCTCCTGCGTACCGCCGAACCACACACAGGCGAGGTCGCCGCCGGGCAGCACCGTCAGGTTCGCGGCGTGGTTCTGCGCGGCGGGCGCGGCCAGGTGCGCCACGTCGCGGCCCGGCTCGGCGGGATCCGGGCGCAGTACGCCGTCGGCGCCGGGCGGGGACGTCTGCGCCGGGCCGGCCGGGCTCGCGGCGCTCACCGGGTCTCCGCGGCGGAGCGCGCCGCCGCCAGGTGCTGCCCCGCGATCTGCTCCAGGTGCACCAGGTCGCAGGCGACGGTGGCGAAGGTGAAGCCCTCGGCCAGCCGCTTGGCCGTGCTCGCGCCGTCCGGGGTGTGGATGCCCGCCGCGATCCCGGCAGCGGCGGCCGCCTCCCGCACGGTGACCAGCGCGGCCTCGAACTCGTCGGCCACCGACGGGTCGGTCGAGGTGGCACCGCCGATCGCGATGCGCAGGTCGGACGGTCCGATGTAGACACCGTCGAGGCCGGGCGTGGCGCAGATCTCGGCGACGTCGGCGAGGCCGTCGGCCGTCTCGATCATCGCCAGGACGACGGTCTGCTCGTGCGCGTCGGCCGGGTTCGGGCCGATCCGCAGCCCGGAGCGCATCGGGCCGTACGAGCGGACGCCCAGCGGGGGGTAGCGCACGGCGCTCACCGCGTCCGCGGCGTCCTGCGCGGTGTCGATCAGCGGGACGATGACACCGGCGGCGCCCGCGTCGAGCGCCTTGCCGATGGCGGAGGGGTCGTTGGCCTCGACGCGCACCAGGCCGACGGCGCTGCTGCCCTTGGTGTCGATGGCGGTGAGGGAGGCAAGCAGCCCGGAGTACTCGATCAGGCCGTGCTGGGCGTCCAGGGCCACGTAGTCGTAGCCGAGGCGGGCGAGGCGTTCGGTGGAGACCGGCGAGTCCAGGACGGACCAGTAGCCGACGAGCTGTGCGCGGGCGCGCAGGGCGGCGGCGAAGGCGGCGGGCGTGCCGGGCGTGGTCATGGGTGCTCCTTCGTGCAGGTGGCAGTCGGATTCAGCGGTGGTAAGCGGGCATCGGGCCGCGCAGTTCGGCGCCGACCTCGTCGCAGGCGGCCGCCACCTCCGCGGGCAGCGGCCCGGCCTGGGCGGCGGTGATGTTGGCGCGCAGGTGCTCGGTTTTCGAGCCGCCGAGCAGCAGTGCGTCGGTGGAGTCGCGGGCGAGCAGCCAGCGCAGGGCGAGCTCGGTGAGCGGCAGCCCGGCGTCGTCGGCGATGCGGGTGAGCCGCGCCACGGCGGCGAAGAGGCGCTCGTCCCAGTACCGCTGCCGGTACATCGCGGCCAGCCGGGAGTCGCCGAACCGCCCGGAGTCCGGGGGCTGTTCGAAGCGGTGGCGGCCGGTGAGCAGCCCGCCGCCGAGCGGGTTGTAGACCATGGTGCGCAGCCCGGTCGTGGCCGCGTACTCGACGTACTCCTCCTCGATACGGCGGGCGAGGAGGTTGTGCAGCTGCTGCGCGACGACCGGGCGCGGCGCGCCCACCGCGTCGGCCGTACGGGACACCTCGGCGATCTGCCACGCCGCGTAGTTGGAGACGCCCAGTGCGCGGATCTTCCCCTCGGCGGCGAACTCCGCGACGGTGGCGAGGGTTTCGGCGAGCGGCGTCGTACGGTCGGGCTGGTGCAGGTAGAAGAGGTCGACGTGGTCGGTGCCGAGGCGCTTGAGGCTGCCCTCCAGCGCGGCCCGCAGCCCGGCGGCGGACAGCGGCGGGTGGTCGCCCTGGTCCGGGTGCGGGATGCCGGCCTTGGTCGCGAGGACGATGCGGTCGCGGCGGCCGGGCAGCAGCTCGCCGAGGAGGCGCTCGCTCTCCCCGCCCGCGTAGCCGTTGGCGGTGTCGACGCCGGTGAGGCCCGCGTCGAGTGCGGCGTCCAGCATGGCGGCGGCGCCCGCGCGGTCGACGGTGTCGCCGAAGGTCATGGTGCCGAGCACCAGCCGGGACAGCGGGACGGGAACGTTCGGCAGGGTGGTGCCGGTGGTCACGGGCGGGTTCCTTCCGGTACGGGAGCCAGCAGTGCCCGGGGCTTGACGCCGCGGATCGCGAGCGGGTCGAGCGCGGCACGGCGCAGCGCTCGGGTGTAGGGCTGTGCGGGCGAGGCGAGTACGTCGGCGGTGCGGCCGCGCTCCTCGATCCGCCCGGCGCGCAGCACGACGACGTCGGTGCTGATCTCGCGGACGACGCCGAGGTGGTGGGCGATGACGAGGTAGCCGATGCCGGTCTCGGCCTGCAGGTCGCGCAGCAGTTGCAGCACCTGGGCCTGTACGGAGACGTCGAGCGCGGACGTAGCCTCGTCGCACACCAGCAGGTCGGGGCGGGAGGCGAGGGCGCGCGCGATGCCGATGCGCTGGCGCTGGCCGCCGGAGAACTCGGCCGGGCGGCGGTGCAGCGCGGAGGACGGCAGCCCCACCCGGTCCAGCAGCTCCGCGGCCTGGCGGTCCCGTTCGGCCCGGCCGGTGACGCCCGCGAGGCGCAGTGGCTCGGCCACGATCTGCTGGGCCGTCAGGTGCGGGTCGAGCGAGCCGTACGGGTCCTGGAAGACCATCTGCACCCGGCGGCGCAGCGGCCGCAGCCGGCGTTCGGGCAGGGCCGCGAGGTCGGTGCCGTCCAGGACGATCCGCCCGGCCGCCGGTTTCAGGAGGCGGACGAGGGCGCGGGCGATGGTGGACTTGCCGCTGCCGGACTCGCCGACCAGCGCGAGCGACCCGCCGCGCGGCAGGCCGAAGCTCACGTCGTCCACCGCCCGGTACGGGCCCCGCGGCGTGGCGTACTCGACGACCAGGTTCTCGACGGAGAGCAGGGGGCGGTCGGTCACGGGGCTCGCCGGGTTCATGGGGCTCGCGGGGCTCACGGGGCCACTCCCAGTGCGTCGGATGCGGTGCGGCCGTCGCCGTCCTCGTCCCACGGGCCGGGCGAGGGCACGGCGGCGAGCAGGTCGCGGGTGTACGGATGGGCCGGCCGGGTGGCGATCCGCTCGGCGCTGCCCGACTCGACGAACCGGCCCGCCTTCATGACGTGGATGCGGTCGGAGACGATCCGCGCCACCCCCAGGTCATGGGTGATCATCAGCATCCCGATGCCGGTGCGCTCCTGGAGCTCCAGCAGCAGGTCCAGCACGCTCGCCTGCACCGTGGCGTCCAGCGCGGAGGTCGGCTCGTCGGCGACCAGCAGCCGCGGCTCGGCGGCGAGCGCCGTCGCGATGAGGATGCGCTGCAGCATGCCGCCGGAGAACTGGTGCGGGTACGCCTTCCAGCGGGTCTCCGGACGGGCGATCCGCACCCGTTCCAGCAGCTCCACGCCCCGCTCCCGGGCCTCGGTACGGGACAGCCCCGGGTGGCGCAGCCGCAGCGCGTCGCCGAGCTGGCGGCCGATGGTGTGGACCGGGCTGAGTGCCGTCATCGGGTCCTGCGGGATCAGCGACACGGTCCGGCCGCGCACCGCGCGGGCCGCGTCCGGATCGGCCACCACGTCCCGGCCGTCGATCCGGGCGCCGCCGGACAGCACCGCGAGCCCCTCGGGCAGCAGCCGCAGCAGGCCCATGGCGGTGGTGGACTTCCCCGACCCCGATTCGCCGATCAGTGTGACGGTCTCGCCCTGCCCGACGGTGAAGCTCACCCCGTCCACGGCGCGCACCACGCCACGCGCGGTGAGCAGTTCGATCTGGAGCTCCTCGACGTCGAGGAGGGGAGTATCCGCTTGCCTCACTCAGGCCTCCTTTCCCGCGCGGCGGGCGCGCGGCGCACCCGTCCGGTCCCGCAGCCCGTCGCCCAGCAGGTTCACCCCGACCACCAGCAGTGCGATGACCAGGCCCGGCAGCGTGACCAGCCACCACGAGGTGGTGAGGTAGTCCTGGCCGTCGGAGATGATCCGGCCCCACGTCGCGAACGGCCGCTGCGGTCCGGCGCCGAGGAAGCTGAGGGCGCTCTCCAGCAGCACGGCCTGCGCGAGCAGCAGCAGGACCACCAGGCTCGCCGGGCGGACGATGTTGGGCAGGACGTGCCGGGCGAGTACCGCACGGCCGCGCAGCCCGAGGACCTTGGCGGCGGCGACGTACGGTTTCTCGCGTTCGACGAGGACCAGCGAGCGGGTCAGCCGGGCCACCTCCGGCCACTGCGCGACCGCGATGACGCAGGTGATGACGGTGACCGACGGCCCGAACAGGGCGACCACCAGCAGGAGCATCATCAGCAGCGGCAGTGCGAGCTGGGCCTCCAGCAGCCGCGAGACCACCGTGTCGAGCAGCCCGCCGAAGTACCCGGCCGCCGCGCCCGCCACGACGCCGATCACGCCGGAGACCAGGACCGCGAGGAGGCCGACCGCGAGCGAGACCTGTCCGCCGTGCAGCACCCGTGAGAGCAGGTCCCGGCCCAACTGGTCGGTGCCGAACAGGTGCCCGTCGGCGAGCGGCGGCAGCCGGCGCGCCGTCAGGTCCTGGGCGTTGGCGTCAGGCAGCGGCAGCAGGCCCGCGAGGACGATGGGCAGCACGACGAGCGCGGTGCACACGGCACCGGCCCACAGCTTGACGCGGGCGCCGCGCCGTTGCCGGGTGGCGGTGGCCCGGGCGAGGTCGCGCGCGGTGACG includes these proteins:
- a CDS encoding ABC transporter ATP-binding protein, translated to MSPASPMNPASPVTDRPLLSVENLVVEYATPRGPYRAVDDVSFGLPRGGSLALVGESGSGKSTIARALVRLLKPAAGRIVLDGTDLAALPERRLRPLRRRVQMVFQDPYGSLDPHLTAQQIVAEPLRLAGVTGRAERDRQAAELLDRVGLPSSALHRRPAEFSGGQRQRIGIARALASRPDLLVCDEATSALDVSVQAQVLQLLRDLQAETGIGYLVIAHHLGVVREISTDVVVLRAGRIEERGRTADVLASPAQPYTRALRRAALDPLAIRGVKPRALLAPVPEGTRP
- a CDS encoding sialidase family protein, whose product is MSAASPAGPAQTSPPGADGVLRPDPAEPGRDVAHLAAPAAQNHAANLTVLPGGDLACVWFGGTQEGVADISVWCARLRPGADAWSAPVRLSDDATRSEQNPLLFPAPGGELWLLHTAQRSGHQDTAEVRLRVSGDGGTTWSPPRVLFPATAEGGVFVRQPVTVLPSGRWLLPVFRCAAVPGRAWSGDRDTSAVMVSDDGGASWRERPVPGSTGLVHMNVHRLPDGSLLGLFRSRRADAVHRSVSYDDGETWSQPEPLAVPNNNSSIQYLPLADGRLALVHNHSSAADATARRVSLYDEIDDGGVRAQAPDQDGGEATGDAFWGAPRAPLTLSLSADGGRTWPVRRDLETGDGHCLTNNSRDGRNRELSYPSIAQKPDGTLHVAYTHHRRTIKHLRLRPVWADREIPV
- a CDS encoding aldo/keto reductase; translated protein: MTTGTTLPNVPVPLSRLVLGTMTFGDTVDRAGAAAMLDAALDAGLTGVDTANGYAGGESERLLGELLPGRRDRIVLATKAGIPHPDQGDHPPLSAAGLRAALEGSLKRLGTDHVDLFYLHQPDRTTPLAETLATVAEFAAEGKIRALGVSNYAAWQIAEVSRTADAVGAPRPVVAQQLHNLLARRIEEEYVEYAATTGLRTMVYNPLGGGLLTGRHRFEQPPDSGRFGDSRLAAMYRQRYWDERLFAAVARLTRIADDAGLPLTELALRWLLARDSTDALLLGGSKTEHLRANITAAQAGPLPAEVAAACDEVGAELRGPMPAYHR
- a CDS encoding ABC transporter ATP-binding protein gives rise to the protein MRQADTPLLDVEELQIELLTARGVVRAVDGVSFTVGQGETVTLIGESGSGKSTTAMGLLRLLPEGLAVLSGGARIDGRDVVADPDAARAVRGRTVSLIPQDPMTALSPVHTIGRQLGDALRLRHPGLSRTEARERGVELLERVRIARPETRWKAYPHQFSGGMLQRILIATALAAEPRLLVADEPTSALDATVQASVLDLLLELQERTGIGMLMITHDLGVARIVSDRIHVMKAGRFVESGSAERIATRPAHPYTRDLLAAVPSPGPWDEDGDGRTASDALGVAP
- a CDS encoding HpcH/HpaI aldolase family protein, translated to MTTPGTPAAFAAALRARAQLVGYWSVLDSPVSTERLARLGYDYVALDAQHGLIEYSGLLASLTAIDTKGSSAVGLVRVEANDPSAIGKALDAGAAGVIVPLIDTAQDAADAVSAVRYPPLGVRSYGPMRSGLRIGPNPADAHEQTVVLAMIETADGLADVAEICATPGLDGVYIGPSDLRIAIGGATSTDPSVADEFEAALVTVREAAAAAGIAAGIHTPDGASTAKRLAEGFTFATVACDLVHLEQIAGQHLAAARSAAETR
- a CDS encoding phosphoglycerate dehydrogenase, with amino-acid sequence MTTTLVTTPTFARYSREPWDLLEAAGAGPVRPYEDRALPAAELLRRLPEADALVVGMDAVTAEALEAAGDRLKVVAKHGVGTDTIDVAAARARGIEVVCAPGSNSRAVAEFTFGLILAATRAIVRSHQGVADGEWPKVFGPELYGRTLAVIGFGRIGRLLAGYAGAFGMTVLAHDPYVSAADITARGATPAGLDDCLARADVVSLHLPADPDAGPLLDRRGIAAMKPGALLVNAARGGLVDEDALAVALEDGRLGGAALDAFVHEPLADSPLRDAPNVLLTSHMAACGHEANRAMGRMIAEDVVRVLAGEPALRPAP
- a CDS encoding ABC transporter permease, which produces MTTALATGRAEERPSAVTARDLARATATRQRRGARVKLWAGAVCTALVVLPIVLAGLLPLPDANAQDLTARRLPPLADGHLFGTDQLGRDLLSRVLHGGQVSLAVGLLAVLVSGVIGVVAGAAAGYFGGLLDTVVSRLLEAQLALPLLMMLLLVVALFGPSVTVITCVIAVAQWPEVARLTRSLVLVEREKPYVAAAKVLGLRGRAVLARHVLPNIVRPASLVVLLLLAQAVLLESALSFLGAGPQRPFATWGRIISDGQDYLTTSWWLVTLPGLVIALLVVGVNLLGDGLRDRTGAPRARRAGKEA